In Neoarius graeffei isolate fNeoGra1 chromosome 17, fNeoGra1.pri, whole genome shotgun sequence, a single window of DNA contains:
- the lrrc8da gene encoding volume-regulated anion channel subunit LRRC8D isoform X2: protein MDYLGFFMFMFTIFAGSIQLLKDQVACFPVLEDSYNASNTNIRVSTEPQPKGHKANLDYQQYTFVNQMCYHIAMPWYSKYFLYLVLINTVMLMLSSNFWFKYPKTSSKIEHFVSILGKCFESPWTTKALSETVCEDSEENKQKLFAGQSGPEQLSSDNQDERANSPQPVLGNNSMKFSAEITPEGPSMTILDKKDSEQAKALFEKVRTFRAHVEDSDFIYNVYVTQMVIKVLKLIVILGYILAYAVDINFIHICVPEVEFLVGYDQFLCIHNMSSVLTKLLYIFMTIIVLYCLLCLYALFWLFQDPLKEYSFEKVREESSFSDIPDVKNDFAFLLHIVDQYDQLHSKRFGIFLSEVSENKLREISLNHEWTLEKLRQHVTSNAQAKQELHLLMLSGLPNAVFDLTELEVLKLELIPEVRISAKVSQMTNLQELHLYNCLAKVEQTGFTFLRDHLRCLHMKFTDVTEIPPWIYLLSCLRELYLSGSLNSEHNKMIGLESLKDLRHLKTLYLKSNLDKLPTHLTDLSSHLVKLVIHNDGTKLLVLKTLKKMTSLCELELHHCDLEKIPPAVFSLTNLQDLDLKSNSLQTIEEVITFQHLKRLTCLKLCHNKIIAIPPNINRVRNLESLYLSYNKLETLPCTLFYLPKLRYLDLSYNSISVIPFEVGSLQNLQNFDITGNKVEVLPKQLFRCIKLKVLCVGNNRITILPESIGQLTQLVQLDVKGNCLDHLPYQLGQCQQLNKSLFTVEDHLFDTLPLEVKEQMMEVPMFPV, encoded by the exons ATGGATTACCTCGGTTTCTTCATGTTCATGTTCACCATCTTTGCTGGATCGATACAGTTACTCAAAGATCAGGTGGCATGTTTTCCCGTTCTAGAGGACAGTTATAACGCATCAAACACAAAC ATCAGAGTCAGCACTGAGCCTCAACCCAAAGGACACAAAGCAAACTTGGATTATCAGCAATACACTTTTGTCAATCAGATGTGCTACCATATTGCCATGCCCTGGTACTCAAAGTACTTTCTTTACCTTGTCCTGATTAACACTGTCATGTTGATGCTAAGCAGCAATTTTTggttcaaatatccaaagaccaGCTCAAAGATCGAACACTTTGTGTCCATCCTTGGCAAGTGCTTTGAATCACCCTGGACCACAAAGGCATTGTCGGAAACTGTATGCGAAGACTCCGAAGAAAACAAGCAGAAACTCTTTGCTGGCCAGTCTGGTCCTGAGCAGCTGTCCTCAGATAACCAAGATGAGCGTGCCAACTCACCTCAACCTGTGTTAGGAAACAACAGCATGAAGTTCTCCGCTGAGATCACTCCTGAAGGTCCAAGTATGACCATTTTGGATAAAAAAGATAGCGAGCAAGCCAAGGCTCTTTTTGAGAAGGTTCGGACTTTCCGAGCTCACGTTGAGGACAGTGACTTCATCTACAATGTCTATgtcacacagatggtgatcaaagTGCTCAAGCTAATCGTTATCCTGGGTTACATATTAGCCTATGCTGTAGACATCAATTTTATTCATATATGTGTACCCGAGGTGGAGTTCTTAGTTGGGTATGATCAATTCCTCTGCATACACAATATGTCCTCCGTACTGACAAAGCTCCTTTATATATTCATGACTATAATTGTACTTTATTGCCTCCTGTGCCTGTATGCACTTTTCTGGCTTTTTCAAGATCCACTCAAAGAATATTCATTTGAAAAGGTCAGAGAGGAAAGCAGCTTCAGCGATATCCCTGATGTCAAAAATGACTTTGCATTCCTCCTCCACATTGTTGACCAGTATGACCAGTTACACTCCAAGCGATTTGGCATTTTCCTGTCAGAGGTCAGTGAAAACAAGCTACGGGAAATTAGCCTTAATCACGAATGGACGCTAGAGAAACTGCGTCAGCATGTAACCAGCAACGCCCAAGCCAAGCAGGAGCTGCACTTGTTAATGCTTTCGGGACTGCCCAATGCTGTATTTGACCTCACCGAGCTTGAAGTTCTTAAGCTAGAACTCATCCCTGAAGTCCGGATTTCAGCTAAGGTTTCCCAGATGACCAATTTACAAGAACTTCATCTCTATAACTGTCTTGCTAAGGTGGAGCAAACAGGTTTCACTTTCCTCCGAGATCACCTTAGGTGCCTTCACATGAAATTTACTGATGTCACAGAAATCCCTCCATGGATTTATCTTTTGAGCTGTCTCAGGGAACTGTACCTGAGTGGTAGCTTAAACTCAGAACACAACAAAATGATTGGTCTGGAATCCCTGAAAGACTTAAGGCACCTAAAAACATTATATCTCAAAAGTAACCTCGACAAACTACCCACCCACCTCACAGATCTCTCTTCACACCTCGTCAAGCTGGTTATACATAATGATGGGACTAAATTGCTGGTACTGAAGACTCTTAAGAAGATGACAAGCTTGTGTGAGTTGGAGCTCCATCACTGTGACCTGGAGAAGATCCCCCCTGCTGTTTTCAGCTTGACAAACCTGCAAGACTTGGATTTGAAATCCAACAGTCTCCAGACCATTGAAGAGGTCATCACCTTTCAGCACCTTAAGAGACTGACGTGCCTTAAGTTGTGTCACAACAAAATCATCGCTATTCCACCAAACATAAATCGGGTGAGGAACCTCGAGTCCCTCTACCTCTCCTACAACAAACTGGAGACTCTTCCATGTACTCTGTTTTACCTCCCAAAGCTCAGGTACCTGGATCTCAGCTACAACTCCATTTCGGTGATTCCATTTGAAGTGGGATCTCTCCAGAACCTACAGAACTTTGATATCACAGGGAATAAAGTGGAGGTTCTTCCCAAACAGCTGTTCAGATGTATCAAATTGAAAGTCCTCTGTGTGGGGAACAACaggatcaccatccttcctgaatCCATCGGACAGTtaacacaacttgttcaacttgacgTTAAAGGGAACTGCTTGGATCACCTTCCCTACCAACTTGGTCAATGCCAACAACTTAATAAGAGCTTATTCACTGTAGAGGATCACCTTTTTGACACACTTCCACTTGAGGTAAAAGAGCAAATGATGGAGGTGCCAATGTTTCCAGTTTAA
- the lrrc8da gene encoding volume-regulated anion channel subunit LRRC8D isoform X1: MDYLGFFMFMFTIFAGSIQLLKDQVACFPVLEDSYNASNTNSSTTPNSTHRVSTEPQPKGHKANLDYQQYTFVNQMCYHIAMPWYSKYFLYLVLINTVMLMLSSNFWFKYPKTSSKIEHFVSILGKCFESPWTTKALSETVCEDSEENKQKLFAGQSGPEQLSSDNQDERANSPQPVLGNNSMKFSAEITPEGPSMTILDKKDSEQAKALFEKVRTFRAHVEDSDFIYNVYVTQMVIKVLKLIVILGYILAYAVDINFIHICVPEVEFLVGYDQFLCIHNMSSVLTKLLYIFMTIIVLYCLLCLYALFWLFQDPLKEYSFEKVREESSFSDIPDVKNDFAFLLHIVDQYDQLHSKRFGIFLSEVSENKLREISLNHEWTLEKLRQHVTSNAQAKQELHLLMLSGLPNAVFDLTELEVLKLELIPEVRISAKVSQMTNLQELHLYNCLAKVEQTGFTFLRDHLRCLHMKFTDVTEIPPWIYLLSCLRELYLSGSLNSEHNKMIGLESLKDLRHLKTLYLKSNLDKLPTHLTDLSSHLVKLVIHNDGTKLLVLKTLKKMTSLCELELHHCDLEKIPPAVFSLTNLQDLDLKSNSLQTIEEVITFQHLKRLTCLKLCHNKIIAIPPNINRVRNLESLYLSYNKLETLPCTLFYLPKLRYLDLSYNSISVIPFEVGSLQNLQNFDITGNKVEVLPKQLFRCIKLKVLCVGNNRITILPESIGQLTQLVQLDVKGNCLDHLPYQLGQCQQLNKSLFTVEDHLFDTLPLEVKEQMMEVPMFPV, translated from the exons ATGGATTACCTCGGTTTCTTCATGTTCATGTTCACCATCTTTGCTGGATCGATACAGTTACTCAAAGATCAGGTGGCATGTTTTCCCGTTCTAGAGGACAGTTATAACGCATCAAACACAAACTCATCCACGACACCTAACTCAACACA CAGAGTCAGCACTGAGCCTCAACCCAAAGGACACAAAGCAAACTTGGATTATCAGCAATACACTTTTGTCAATCAGATGTGCTACCATATTGCCATGCCCTGGTACTCAAAGTACTTTCTTTACCTTGTCCTGATTAACACTGTCATGTTGATGCTAAGCAGCAATTTTTggttcaaatatccaaagaccaGCTCAAAGATCGAACACTTTGTGTCCATCCTTGGCAAGTGCTTTGAATCACCCTGGACCACAAAGGCATTGTCGGAAACTGTATGCGAAGACTCCGAAGAAAACAAGCAGAAACTCTTTGCTGGCCAGTCTGGTCCTGAGCAGCTGTCCTCAGATAACCAAGATGAGCGTGCCAACTCACCTCAACCTGTGTTAGGAAACAACAGCATGAAGTTCTCCGCTGAGATCACTCCTGAAGGTCCAAGTATGACCATTTTGGATAAAAAAGATAGCGAGCAAGCCAAGGCTCTTTTTGAGAAGGTTCGGACTTTCCGAGCTCACGTTGAGGACAGTGACTTCATCTACAATGTCTATgtcacacagatggtgatcaaagTGCTCAAGCTAATCGTTATCCTGGGTTACATATTAGCCTATGCTGTAGACATCAATTTTATTCATATATGTGTACCCGAGGTGGAGTTCTTAGTTGGGTATGATCAATTCCTCTGCATACACAATATGTCCTCCGTACTGACAAAGCTCCTTTATATATTCATGACTATAATTGTACTTTATTGCCTCCTGTGCCTGTATGCACTTTTCTGGCTTTTTCAAGATCCACTCAAAGAATATTCATTTGAAAAGGTCAGAGAGGAAAGCAGCTTCAGCGATATCCCTGATGTCAAAAATGACTTTGCATTCCTCCTCCACATTGTTGACCAGTATGACCAGTTACACTCCAAGCGATTTGGCATTTTCCTGTCAGAGGTCAGTGAAAACAAGCTACGGGAAATTAGCCTTAATCACGAATGGACGCTAGAGAAACTGCGTCAGCATGTAACCAGCAACGCCCAAGCCAAGCAGGAGCTGCACTTGTTAATGCTTTCGGGACTGCCCAATGCTGTATTTGACCTCACCGAGCTTGAAGTTCTTAAGCTAGAACTCATCCCTGAAGTCCGGATTTCAGCTAAGGTTTCCCAGATGACCAATTTACAAGAACTTCATCTCTATAACTGTCTTGCTAAGGTGGAGCAAACAGGTTTCACTTTCCTCCGAGATCACCTTAGGTGCCTTCACATGAAATTTACTGATGTCACAGAAATCCCTCCATGGATTTATCTTTTGAGCTGTCTCAGGGAACTGTACCTGAGTGGTAGCTTAAACTCAGAACACAACAAAATGATTGGTCTGGAATCCCTGAAAGACTTAAGGCACCTAAAAACATTATATCTCAAAAGTAACCTCGACAAACTACCCACCCACCTCACAGATCTCTCTTCACACCTCGTCAAGCTGGTTATACATAATGATGGGACTAAATTGCTGGTACTGAAGACTCTTAAGAAGATGACAAGCTTGTGTGAGTTGGAGCTCCATCACTGTGACCTGGAGAAGATCCCCCCTGCTGTTTTCAGCTTGACAAACCTGCAAGACTTGGATTTGAAATCCAACAGTCTCCAGACCATTGAAGAGGTCATCACCTTTCAGCACCTTAAGAGACTGACGTGCCTTAAGTTGTGTCACAACAAAATCATCGCTATTCCACCAAACATAAATCGGGTGAGGAACCTCGAGTCCCTCTACCTCTCCTACAACAAACTGGAGACTCTTCCATGTACTCTGTTTTACCTCCCAAAGCTCAGGTACCTGGATCTCAGCTACAACTCCATTTCGGTGATTCCATTTGAAGTGGGATCTCTCCAGAACCTACAGAACTTTGATATCACAGGGAATAAAGTGGAGGTTCTTCCCAAACAGCTGTTCAGATGTATCAAATTGAAAGTCCTCTGTGTGGGGAACAACaggatcaccatccttcctgaatCCATCGGACAGTtaacacaacttgttcaacttgacgTTAAAGGGAACTGCTTGGATCACCTTCCCTACCAACTTGGTCAATGCCAACAACTTAATAAGAGCTTATTCACTGTAGAGGATCACCTTTTTGACACACTTCCACTTGAGGTAAAAGAGCAAATGATGGAGGTGCCAATGTTTCCAGTTTAA
- the lrrc8da gene encoding volume-regulated anion channel subunit LRRC8D isoform X3, whose amino-acid sequence MDYLGFFMFMFTIFAGSIQLLKDQVACFPVLEDSYNASNTNSSTTPKPQPKGHKANLDYQQYTFVNQMCYHIAMPWYSKYFLYLVLINTVMLMLSSNFWFKYPKTSSKIEHFVSILGKCFESPWTTKALSETVCEDSEENKQKLFAGQSGPEQLSSDNQDERANSPQPVLGNNSMKFSAEITPEGPSMTILDKKDSEQAKALFEKVRTFRAHVEDSDFIYNVYVTQMVIKVLKLIVILGYILAYAVDINFIHICVPEVEFLVGYDQFLCIHNMSSVLTKLLYIFMTIIVLYCLLCLYALFWLFQDPLKEYSFEKVREESSFSDIPDVKNDFAFLLHIVDQYDQLHSKRFGIFLSEVSENKLREISLNHEWTLEKLRQHVTSNAQAKQELHLLMLSGLPNAVFDLTELEVLKLELIPEVRISAKVSQMTNLQELHLYNCLAKVEQTGFTFLRDHLRCLHMKFTDVTEIPPWIYLLSCLRELYLSGSLNSEHNKMIGLESLKDLRHLKTLYLKSNLDKLPTHLTDLSSHLVKLVIHNDGTKLLVLKTLKKMTSLCELELHHCDLEKIPPAVFSLTNLQDLDLKSNSLQTIEEVITFQHLKRLTCLKLCHNKIIAIPPNINRVRNLESLYLSYNKLETLPCTLFYLPKLRYLDLSYNSISVIPFEVGSLQNLQNFDITGNKVEVLPKQLFRCIKLKVLCVGNNRITILPESIGQLTQLVQLDVKGNCLDHLPYQLGQCQQLNKSLFTVEDHLFDTLPLEVKEQMMEVPMFPV is encoded by the exons ATGGATTACCTCGGTTTCTTCATGTTCATGTTCACCATCTTTGCTGGATCGATACAGTTACTCAAAGATCAGGTGGCATGTTTTCCCGTTCTAGAGGACAGTTATAACGCATCAAACACAAACTCATCCACGACACCTA AGCCTCAACCCAAAGGACACAAAGCAAACTTGGATTATCAGCAATACACTTTTGTCAATCAGATGTGCTACCATATTGCCATGCCCTGGTACTCAAAGTACTTTCTTTACCTTGTCCTGATTAACACTGTCATGTTGATGCTAAGCAGCAATTTTTggttcaaatatccaaagaccaGCTCAAAGATCGAACACTTTGTGTCCATCCTTGGCAAGTGCTTTGAATCACCCTGGACCACAAAGGCATTGTCGGAAACTGTATGCGAAGACTCCGAAGAAAACAAGCAGAAACTCTTTGCTGGCCAGTCTGGTCCTGAGCAGCTGTCCTCAGATAACCAAGATGAGCGTGCCAACTCACCTCAACCTGTGTTAGGAAACAACAGCATGAAGTTCTCCGCTGAGATCACTCCTGAAGGTCCAAGTATGACCATTTTGGATAAAAAAGATAGCGAGCAAGCCAAGGCTCTTTTTGAGAAGGTTCGGACTTTCCGAGCTCACGTTGAGGACAGTGACTTCATCTACAATGTCTATgtcacacagatggtgatcaaagTGCTCAAGCTAATCGTTATCCTGGGTTACATATTAGCCTATGCTGTAGACATCAATTTTATTCATATATGTGTACCCGAGGTGGAGTTCTTAGTTGGGTATGATCAATTCCTCTGCATACACAATATGTCCTCCGTACTGACAAAGCTCCTTTATATATTCATGACTATAATTGTACTTTATTGCCTCCTGTGCCTGTATGCACTTTTCTGGCTTTTTCAAGATCCACTCAAAGAATATTCATTTGAAAAGGTCAGAGAGGAAAGCAGCTTCAGCGATATCCCTGATGTCAAAAATGACTTTGCATTCCTCCTCCACATTGTTGACCAGTATGACCAGTTACACTCCAAGCGATTTGGCATTTTCCTGTCAGAGGTCAGTGAAAACAAGCTACGGGAAATTAGCCTTAATCACGAATGGACGCTAGAGAAACTGCGTCAGCATGTAACCAGCAACGCCCAAGCCAAGCAGGAGCTGCACTTGTTAATGCTTTCGGGACTGCCCAATGCTGTATTTGACCTCACCGAGCTTGAAGTTCTTAAGCTAGAACTCATCCCTGAAGTCCGGATTTCAGCTAAGGTTTCCCAGATGACCAATTTACAAGAACTTCATCTCTATAACTGTCTTGCTAAGGTGGAGCAAACAGGTTTCACTTTCCTCCGAGATCACCTTAGGTGCCTTCACATGAAATTTACTGATGTCACAGAAATCCCTCCATGGATTTATCTTTTGAGCTGTCTCAGGGAACTGTACCTGAGTGGTAGCTTAAACTCAGAACACAACAAAATGATTGGTCTGGAATCCCTGAAAGACTTAAGGCACCTAAAAACATTATATCTCAAAAGTAACCTCGACAAACTACCCACCCACCTCACAGATCTCTCTTCACACCTCGTCAAGCTGGTTATACATAATGATGGGACTAAATTGCTGGTACTGAAGACTCTTAAGAAGATGACAAGCTTGTGTGAGTTGGAGCTCCATCACTGTGACCTGGAGAAGATCCCCCCTGCTGTTTTCAGCTTGACAAACCTGCAAGACTTGGATTTGAAATCCAACAGTCTCCAGACCATTGAAGAGGTCATCACCTTTCAGCACCTTAAGAGACTGACGTGCCTTAAGTTGTGTCACAACAAAATCATCGCTATTCCACCAAACATAAATCGGGTGAGGAACCTCGAGTCCCTCTACCTCTCCTACAACAAACTGGAGACTCTTCCATGTACTCTGTTTTACCTCCCAAAGCTCAGGTACCTGGATCTCAGCTACAACTCCATTTCGGTGATTCCATTTGAAGTGGGATCTCTCCAGAACCTACAGAACTTTGATATCACAGGGAATAAAGTGGAGGTTCTTCCCAAACAGCTGTTCAGATGTATCAAATTGAAAGTCCTCTGTGTGGGGAACAACaggatcaccatccttcctgaatCCATCGGACAGTtaacacaacttgttcaacttgacgTTAAAGGGAACTGCTTGGATCACCTTCCCTACCAACTTGGTCAATGCCAACAACTTAATAAGAGCTTATTCACTGTAGAGGATCACCTTTTTGACACACTTCCACTTGAGGTAAAAGAGCAAATGATGGAGGTGCCAATGTTTCCAGTTTAA